A portion of the Adhaeribacter radiodurans genome contains these proteins:
- a CDS encoding lipocalin-like domain-containing protein, protein MRVRILFVFLSSLLISCGTEKAKQEEKVNPKPIVGTWQLIRGTLIEKGDTTVTDYTKNTSFIKVINDSHFAFLQHDLNKGKDSAVFVAGGGTYTLKDNTYTEYLEYCSARDWEGNNFNFTISIEGDTLVQRGIEKVEGTDINRENIEKYIKVKP, encoded by the coding sequence ATGCGTGTGAGAATCCTTTTTGTATTCTTAAGTAGCCTTCTTATATCCTGCGGAACGGAAAAAGCAAAGCAGGAAGAAAAAGTAAATCCTAAACCCATAGTCGGTACCTGGCAGCTAATTAGGGGCACCTTAATTGAGAAAGGAGATACAACCGTTACGGATTACACGAAAAATACTTCATTCATTAAAGTAATTAACGATTCTCATTTTGCTTTTTTGCAGCACGATTTAAATAAAGGAAAAGATTCAGCTGTTTTTGTGGCGGGCGGTGGCACTTACACGCTCAAGGATAATACCTACACCGAATATCTGGAGTATTGCAGTGCCCGCGACTGGGAAGGAAATAATTTTAACTTTACGATAAGTATTGAAGGAGATACCCTGGTGCAACGCGGAATAGAGAAAGTAGAAGGGACCGACATTAACCGGGAAAATATAGAGAAGTATATTAAAGTGAAGCCGTAA
- a CDS encoding metallophosphoesterase encodes MQRFLFIATAILLVFVVDWYVFQAVRTVSQHLSLRTQKIIYIIYWALFLITSGTILLFSLTRGTPPTPFRTYLVSTVFILFASKLAVVLFLVIDDAMRLLKFIVYYIFKGPENATAEANTITRSEFLNKLALIAGAIPLTAFIYGMVKGAYQYQVKRVTLRFPNLPSAFAGYKILQISDLHTGSFNSTHPLEKAVDLINKQNADLVFFTGDLVNNVATEVVPHIPTLQKIKSKDGTFSIFGNHDYGDYVSWETREAKRQNLQTLAKHHAEIGWRLLMNENVAIHKDGQHITVLGVENWSTRMNFPRYGNLAKAYAGTEQSPFKVLLSHDPSHWDGEVNQNYSDIDLMLSGHTHGMQFGVNIPGFKWSPVQYVYKQWAGLYKKGAQHLYVNTGLGFLGYPGRVGFLPEITVFELQKA; translated from the coding sequence ATGCAACGTTTTTTATTTATTGCTACAGCTATTTTACTCGTTTTTGTGGTAGACTGGTATGTGTTTCAGGCCGTCCGGACGGTTTCGCAACACCTTTCCCTTCGTACTCAAAAAATAATTTATATAATCTATTGGGCTTTATTTTTAATTACTTCCGGTACAATTCTTTTATTTAGTCTTACCCGTGGCACTCCGCCTACACCTTTTCGCACGTACCTGGTAAGTACCGTTTTTATTTTATTTGCGAGCAAGTTGGCGGTAGTATTATTCCTGGTAATTGATGATGCCATGCGGTTGCTTAAGTTTATTGTGTATTATATTTTTAAAGGTCCGGAAAACGCAACTGCCGAAGCCAACACCATTACCCGCAGCGAATTTTTAAATAAATTAGCTTTAATTGCCGGCGCCATTCCGCTTACTGCTTTTATCTACGGCATGGTAAAAGGCGCTTACCAATACCAGGTGAAACGGGTAACTTTACGTTTTCCTAATTTACCAAGTGCTTTTGCTGGTTACAAAATTTTACAGATTTCAGATTTACATACCGGCAGTTTTAATTCTACGCACCCTTTAGAAAAAGCCGTAGATTTAATTAATAAACAGAATGCCGATTTAGTTTTTTTTACCGGAGATCTGGTAAATAATGTAGCTACCGAAGTGGTACCGCACATCCCTACTCTGCAAAAAATTAAATCAAAAGATGGCACCTTCTCTATTTTTGGTAATCACGACTACGGCGACTACGTTAGCTGGGAAACCCGCGAGGCCAAAAGACAAAACTTACAAACACTAGCCAAGCATCACGCCGAAATTGGCTGGCGATTGCTCATGAACGAGAATGTAGCCATCCACAAAGACGGGCAACACATTACCGTGCTCGGCGTTGAAAACTGGAGCACGCGCATGAATTTTCCAAGGTATGGCAACTTAGCTAAAGCTTACGCCGGAACTGAACAATCGCCTTTTAAAGTTTTATTGTCGCACGATCCATCGCACTGGGACGGGGAAGTAAATCAAAATTATTCTGACATTGACCTGATGTTATCCGGGCACACGCACGGCATGCAGTTTGGCGTTAATATTCCTGGTTTTAAATGGAGTCCGGTACAATACGTTTATAAACAATGGGCTGGTTTGTACAAAAAGGGAGCGCAGCACCTTTACGTAAATACCGGTTTAGGTTTCTTAGGATATCCAGGCCGGGTGGGCTTTTTACCTGAGATAACGGTATTTGAATTACAGAAAGCTTAA
- the rsmG gene encoding 16S rRNA (guanine(527)-N(7))-methyltransferase RsmG — protein sequence MDIIKHYFPEVTESKLAKLAQLEQLLREWNAKINVISRKDTDSIALHHLLHSLGIAKVVQFPAGTAVLDVGTGGGLPGLPLAILFPEVKFHLVDSIGKKIHVVQSIAEALHLTNVKASHSRAEQITEKFDFVVSRAVTRLAEFHPWIRNSYKKPTSDINGLYYLKGGDLTEEIAESGLIVKVFDLKTYFIEEFFETKKVVFVPVTH from the coding sequence GTGGATATCATCAAGCATTATTTTCCGGAAGTTACCGAGAGTAAACTGGCTAAGTTGGCGCAACTGGAACAATTACTTCGGGAGTGGAACGCTAAAATAAACGTAATCTCCCGTAAAGACACCGACTCAATTGCTTTGCATCACCTGCTACATTCTCTGGGGATTGCGAAAGTAGTGCAGTTTCCGGCGGGTACTGCTGTGCTGGATGTAGGTACCGGCGGCGGTTTGCCCGGTTTACCGCTGGCTATTTTGTTCCCCGAGGTTAAATTTCATTTAGTAGATTCTATTGGTAAAAAAATTCACGTGGTGCAAAGCATTGCCGAAGCACTGCACCTTACTAATGTTAAAGCCTCGCATAGCCGCGCCGAACAAATAACTGAAAAATTTGATTTTGTGGTGAGCCGCGCCGTTACGCGCTTAGCCGAATTTCATCCCTGGATCCGGAACAGTTATAAAAAGCCTACTTCTGATATAAATGGCTTGTACTATTTAAAAGGCGGCGACCTTACCGAAGAAATTGCGGAATCTGGTTTAATTGTAAAGGTTTTCGACTTAAAAACTTACTTTATCGAAGAGTTTTTTGAAACTAAAAAGGTCGTTTTTGTTCCGGTAACACACTAA
- a CDS encoding carboxypeptidase-like regulatory domain-containing protein — protein MQRSFFIFLLFLISGSFFIGRAQAQQSTNIQINGSVIAASTKKPLANITVISKRLWRGTITNELGQFRITTLPGDTLYFRSVGYKTKMYPVTSSTPDETSITINLEEGNVMLEEIEVTIGPDYEKVNRYLRNQKKKPEPRAVVKPAPPKPVYEEKVFTPPPASVANPISFIYDQLSKEGRDRRKLQAILDEQAAVEKVKREQAAQQKYDSLFLDRNKNFRRRE, from the coding sequence ATGCAGCGTTCGTTTTTCATTTTTTTATTATTTCTGATTTCAGGCTCATTTTTTATCGGCCGGGCGCAGGCACAACAAAGCACAAATATTCAAATAAATGGATCGGTGATTGCCGCCAGTACTAAAAAGCCGTTGGCTAATATTACCGTAATCAGTAAACGACTTTGGCGGGGAACCATCACTAACGAACTAGGTCAATTCCGGATTACTACCTTGCCCGGCGATACGCTTTATTTCCGGTCGGTGGGTTATAAGACCAAAATGTACCCAGTTACGAGCAGCACTCCCGACGAAACTTCTATTACTATTAATCTGGAAGAAGGTAATGTAATGCTGGAAGAAATAGAAGTAACCATTGGCCCTGATTACGAAAAAGTAAACCGCTACTTGCGCAATCAAAAGAAAAAACCCGAGCCGCGGGCGGTAGTAAAACCAGCACCTCCCAAACCAGTTTACGAAGAAAAAGTATTTACCCCGCCACCTGCTTCTGTGGCCAACCCAATCAGTTTTATTTACGACCAGCTTTCGAAAGAAGGCCGCGACCGTCGTAAACTCCAGGCTATTTTAGATGAACAGGCTGCCGTTGAAAAAGTAAAACGGGAGCAGGCTGCTCAGCAAAAATACGACAGTCTTTTCCTGGACCGCAACAAAAACTTCCGACGCCGCGAGTAA
- a CDS encoding DUF1684 domain-containing protein, translated as MSKPLRLIVLLGLVIIIGYFLQEAVFSDDAYLATIKKERIEKNQSFKSSSSPLEEAARATFDSLTYFPINRKFQVDADYEKLPNPDTIKIPMTTGNSEAYLRFAKAHFNLEGQRVVLTLFLKANAEDSTFFVPFTDRTNGTDTYEGGRFMDIPKPASGEKLITLDFNKAYNPFCVFNYNYSCPIPPAENRLPIAVPAGEKSYAKK; from the coding sequence ATGTCCAAACCGCTCCGCCTGATTGTTTTGCTTGGCCTTGTTATTATTATTGGTTATTTCCTGCAAGAAGCTGTTTTCAGCGATGACGCGTACCTGGCAACTATAAAAAAAGAGCGGATAGAAAAAAATCAGAGTTTTAAAAGCTCCTCTTCGCCACTAGAAGAGGCCGCAAGAGCCACTTTCGATAGCCTGACCTATTTTCCGATTAACCGTAAATTTCAGGTCGATGCGGATTATGAGAAGTTGCCCAATCCGGATACCATTAAAATTCCTATGACTACGGGTAATTCCGAAGCCTACCTACGCTTTGCCAAAGCTCATTTTAACCTGGAAGGGCAACGAGTAGTGCTTACCTTATTTTTAAAAGCAAATGCGGAAGACTCTACTTTTTTTGTGCCTTTTACCGACAGGACCAATGGTACCGATACTTATGAAGGGGGACGGTTTATGGATATTCCTAAGCCGGCATCCGGCGAAAAATTAATTACTCTGGATTTTAACAAAGCTTATAATCCGTTTTGTGTTTTCAATTACAATTATAGTTGTCCCATTCCTCCTGCCGAAAACCGTTTGCCCATTGCAGTTCCTGCCGGCGAAAAGAGTTATGCCAAAAAATAA
- the radC gene encoding RadC family protein: MLIAESSNSYGQVPSLVIKSWAEEDRPREKLLLKGKAALSDAELIGILIGSGTPKLTAVDVAKLILAAVSNDLNELAKLSVKDLMKHKGIGEAKAIAIVSALELGRRRKETAAAARTTITCSTDIYNYMKPHLLDLPHEEFWIILLNRANVIMKKIPVSMGGVAGTVADPKIIFKHAIEQLASAIILVHNHPSGNLKPSNADIALTKKVKEAGALLDLPILDHLIFADQSYYSFADEGLL, encoded by the coding sequence ATGTTAATCGCAGAATCTTCTAACTCTTACGGACAAGTTCCGTCACTTGTCATCAAAAGCTGGGCCGAAGAAGACCGTCCCCGGGAAAAATTACTTTTAAAAGGAAAAGCAGCCTTAAGTGATGCTGAATTAATTGGAATTTTGATTGGTTCGGGTACGCCAAAGCTTACTGCCGTGGATGTGGCCAAACTTATTTTAGCGGCTGTCAGTAACGACCTCAACGAACTGGCCAAATTGTCGGTAAAAGATTTAATGAAGCATAAAGGCATAGGCGAAGCTAAAGCCATAGCCATTGTGAGCGCCTTGGAATTAGGACGTAGGCGAAAAGAAACGGCTGCTGCTGCCCGCACTACTATTACTTGCTCTACCGATATTTACAATTACATGAAGCCGCATTTGCTGGATTTGCCGCACGAAGAGTTCTGGATTATTTTACTGAACCGGGCAAATGTGATCATGAAGAAAATACCGGTAAGCATGGGAGGTGTTGCAGGTACTGTGGCCGATCCTAAAATAATTTTTAAACACGCTATTGAACAACTGGCGAGTGCCATCATCCTGGTGCATAATCATCCCTCGGGTAATTTAAAACCGAGCAACGCAGACATTGCCCTAACCAAAAAAGTAAAAGAAGCCGGGGCTTTATTAGATTTGCCTATACTGGACCATCTGATTTTTGCCGATCAATCCTACTACAGCTTTGCCGATGAAGGGCTTTTATAA
- the uvsE gene encoding UV DNA damage repair endonuclease UvsE produces MKIGYPCINNGMDCTPATTFRLASYSEERLISTVTNNLACLRKILEYNVQHNLLFLRMSSDLVPFASHPVNTYNWQNHFQGTLRALGRYIKAHQMRISMHPDQFVVINSPNTNTLNNSFAELEYQCAIMDIMELDETAKLQIHGGGVYGDKPTAIKRFVENYFLLPENVRKRLVIENDDRSYSLSDCLEIHEQTGIPILFDNFHHECLNNGETMTEALHLSAGTWQEKDGIMMMDYSSQAPGERKGKHTDTIVEDLFRNFIQQLDGLDVDIMLEIKDKELSALKAVEILKEMGKLSKETPVAR; encoded by the coding sequence ATGAAAATTGGGTATCCGTGTATTAATAATGGGATGGATTGTACGCCGGCAACAACGTTCCGGCTAGCTTCTTACTCCGAAGAACGCCTTATTAGTACCGTAACAAATAACTTAGCCTGTCTCCGGAAAATTCTGGAGTACAATGTGCAGCATAATTTACTTTTTTTGCGCATGAGTTCCGATCTGGTGCCTTTTGCTTCACACCCGGTAAATACCTATAACTGGCAGAATCATTTTCAGGGTACTTTAAGAGCTTTGGGTCGTTACATTAAGGCGCATCAAATGCGAATCTCAATGCACCCCGATCAGTTTGTGGTTATTAACTCGCCGAATACGAATACCTTAAATAACAGCTTTGCCGAATTAGAATACCAATGCGCTATTATGGATATTATGGAGCTCGACGAAACGGCAAAACTGCAAATTCACGGGGGCGGAGTATACGGCGACAAACCAACTGCGATAAAAAGATTTGTCGAAAATTATTTTCTTTTACCCGAAAACGTACGCAAACGCCTGGTAATTGAAAACGACGACCGCTCTTACAGTTTAAGCGATTGCCTCGAAATTCATGAGCAAACCGGAATTCCTATCTTATTCGACAATTTTCACCACGAATGTCTTAATAACGGCGAAACCATGACCGAAGCCTTGCACTTGTCGGCCGGCACCTGGCAGGAAAAAGATGGTATTATGATGATGGATTACTCGTCGCAAGCCCCCGGCGAACGTAAAGGCAAACATACCGACACAATTGTGGAAGATCTTTTCCGGAATTTTATTCAACAATTGGATGGGCTGGACGTGGACATAATGCTGGAAATAAAAGATAAAGAATTAAGCGCCTTAAAAGCAGTAGAAATCCTGAAAGAAATGGGTAAACTAAGTAAAGAAACGCCGGTAGCAAGATAA
- the pheT gene encoding phenylalanine--tRNA ligase subunit beta, translating into MLISYDWLQELIQTNKPAAEVAALLTGSGLEVEGLYPYERVKGGLQGIVIGEVLTCEKHPDADKLRLTTVDVGTETPKQIVCGAPNVAAGQKVIVATEGATLYPFTGESFQIKKSKIRGAASEGMICAEDEIGLGESHAGIMVLDTDLPNGTPAAQYFNLQSDKVFEIGLTPNRADAASHLGVARDLQALLRVPYTLPNVDGFTINTNSRNILVEVQDSEACPRYAGLTISGVKVAESPEWLKHRLRAIDLSPINNVVDITNYVLHELGQPMHAFDADKIAGDKIIVKKAEEGIKFVTLDNVERTLRSTDLMICNAEEPMVIAGVFGGKNSGVTSDTTTIFLEAAYFQPASIRKSSQIHGIKTDSSFRFERGTDPNMVILALKRAALLVQEIAGGEVSSEIVDVYPQPVQPFTIKVSIARVNQLIGQEIGLERVKEILTDLGIGITEESETDLVLSVPPFKVDVQREADIVEEILRIYGYNNIALTPNLATSYLAKFPKPDPEVIKQSIGQLLAGAGYSEIITNSLTNSKYYESAGQEPDASLVRIVNYNSADLDVLRQTLVFSGLEVLRHNMNRRQKDLKLYELGKVYVKAGNKYQEKTQLALFVTGNATAETWQQPSQKVNFHQLAGVVQNLLTKLTREQLNVQPVEHRYIKNGIAYYRNDVPVVQMGMLNEAVTKKLDVKEPVWYAELNWDYLIRNYSDKLVAEELAKFPEVRRDLSLVVDKNITFEQIKAIAWRTERKLLQQLNVFDVYQGDKIDAGKKAYAMSFILQDKQQTLTDKVIDSTMNRLMQQFERQLGAVIRK; encoded by the coding sequence ATGCTGATTTCATACGACTGGCTACAAGAATTAATTCAAACAAATAAACCGGCTGCTGAAGTGGCCGCATTACTTACCGGCTCTGGCCTGGAGGTAGAAGGTCTATACCCTTACGAACGGGTAAAAGGCGGCTTACAAGGTATTGTAATTGGCGAAGTGCTAACCTGCGAAAAACACCCCGATGCCGATAAACTACGCCTGACTACCGTGGATGTTGGTACCGAAACGCCGAAACAAATTGTATGCGGAGCGCCGAATGTAGCCGCCGGTCAGAAAGTAATAGTAGCCACCGAAGGAGCAACCTTATATCCTTTTACCGGCGAATCGTTTCAGATAAAAAAATCAAAAATTCGGGGGGCTGCTTCGGAAGGTATGATTTGCGCCGAAGATGAAATTGGTTTAGGGGAGTCGCATGCGGGTATTATGGTGCTGGATACCGATTTGCCTAATGGTACGCCGGCTGCCCAATATTTTAATTTACAGTCGGATAAAGTATTTGAAATTGGCTTAACTCCCAACCGGGCGGATGCTGCTTCTCACTTGGGGGTTGCCCGCGATTTACAGGCCCTTTTACGAGTACCATATACTCTGCCTAATGTAGACGGATTTACAATTAACACCAACAGCCGGAATATTTTGGTGGAAGTGCAGGATTCAGAAGCTTGTCCGCGTTATGCCGGCTTAACTATTTCAGGAGTAAAAGTTGCGGAATCCCCGGAATGGCTGAAGCACCGTTTACGAGCTATTGATTTATCGCCTATAAATAACGTGGTAGATATTACCAACTACGTTTTGCACGAACTTGGCCAGCCCATGCACGCTTTTGATGCCGATAAAATTGCCGGTGACAAAATTATTGTGAAGAAAGCCGAAGAAGGGATTAAGTTTGTTACCCTGGACAACGTTGAACGTACCCTGCGCTCCACTGACCTGATGATTTGCAATGCCGAAGAACCCATGGTAATTGCCGGGGTATTTGGTGGCAAAAATTCGGGTGTTACTTCAGATACTACCACTATTTTCCTGGAAGCGGCTTATTTTCAACCCGCTTCTATTCGCAAGTCCTCGCAAATTCACGGCATTAAAACCGATTCATCGTTCCGGTTCGAGCGCGGTACTGATCCCAATATGGTAATTCTAGCCTTAAAGCGGGCAGCGCTTTTAGTACAGGAAATTGCTGGTGGCGAGGTAAGCTCCGAAATAGTAGATGTTTATCCGCAACCCGTGCAGCCGTTTACCATTAAAGTAAGTATTGCCCGGGTTAACCAATTAATCGGGCAGGAAATTGGGTTGGAGCGGGTGAAAGAAATTTTAACAGATTTAGGAATTGGCATAACCGAAGAATCAGAAACAGATTTAGTTCTTTCGGTACCGCCATTTAAAGTAGATGTGCAGCGCGAAGCGGATATTGTAGAAGAAATATTGCGGATTTACGGCTATAACAACATTGCGCTTACACCTAACCTGGCTACCAGTTATCTGGCAAAATTCCCGAAACCCGATCCGGAAGTTATTAAACAAAGTATCGGGCAGTTATTGGCCGGAGCTGGTTACAGTGAAATTATTACTAATTCGCTTACTAATTCTAAATATTATGAAAGTGCTGGCCAAGAACCGGATGCCTCTTTAGTACGCATTGTAAACTACAATAGCGCCGATTTAGATGTGCTACGCCAGACGTTGGTGTTTTCGGGATTAGAAGTTTTACGGCACAACATGAACCGCCGGCAAAAAGACTTGAAATTGTACGAGCTGGGCAAAGTGTACGTTAAGGCCGGCAATAAATATCAGGAAAAAACGCAACTAGCGTTGTTTGTAACAGGTAATGCTACTGCCGAAACCTGGCAGCAACCTTCCCAAAAAGTGAATTTCCACCAATTAGCCGGAGTGGTACAGAACCTGCTGACCAAACTTACCCGCGAACAATTGAACGTACAACCGGTGGAGCATCGTTATATTAAAAACGGTATAGCATATTACCGGAACGATGTGCCGGTGGTGCAGATGGGAATGCTAAACGAAGCGGTAACGAAGAAGCTGGATGTGAAGGAGCCGGTGTGGTATGCCGAGTTAAACTGGGATTATCTGATCCGGAATTATTCCGATAAATTAGTAGCCGAAGAACTTGCCAAGTTCCCGGAAGTACGCCGTGATTTATCGTTGGTAGTTGATAAGAACATTACCTTTGAGCAAATTAAAGCAATTGCCTGGCGTACCGAACGCAAATTGCTGCAGCAATTAAATGTGTTTGATGTATACCAAGGCGATAAAATTGATGCTGGTAAAAAGGCTTATGCCATGAGCTTTATTTTGCAGGATAAACAACAAACCCTGACCGATAAAGTAATTGACAGCACCATGAACCGATTGATGCAACAATTTGAACGACAATTAGGAGCTGTAATTCGTAAATAA
- a CDS encoding RNA polymerase sigma factor, with translation MEVNKQFSAKAKHDFKLIQSAVEDGDEKAYAELMSIYKKPVYHVVLKMVRNPDDAEDLTIEAFAKAFRNLHKFNPEYAFSTWLFRIATNNCIDFIRKNKIKTMSIDSAIKIDNGDEITIDFKDTNLTPQENAIKNQKIEIMQFVVAKLPDKYQRLVTLRYFDELSYEEIATELNAPLGTVKAQLHRARELLYDMIKNKKHLI, from the coding sequence ATGGAAGTAAATAAGCAATTTTCTGCGAAAGCAAAACACGATTTTAAATTGATTCAATCGGCAGTAGAAGACGGGGACGAGAAAGCCTACGCCGAGTTGATGAGCATTTATAAAAAGCCAGTATACCACGTGGTATTAAAAATGGTACGCAACCCCGACGACGCCGAAGATTTAACCATTGAAGCTTTTGCCAAAGCTTTCCGGAACTTACATAAATTTAATCCGGAATATGCGTTTAGTACCTGGCTCTTCCGGATAGCTACCAATAACTGCATAGATTTTATTCGGAAAAATAAAATCAAAACCATGAGTATTGATTCGGCCATTAAAATTGATAATGGCGACGAGATTACCATTGATTTTAAAGACACTAACCTTACCCCACAGGAAAACGCTATTAAAAATCAGAAAATTGAGATTATGCAATTTGTGGTAGCAAAGCTGCCCGATAAATACCAGCGTTTGGTTACCCTGCGTTATTTCGACGAATTATCGTACGAAGAAATTGCGACGGAATTAAATGCACCGTTAGGAACGGTAAAAGCCCAATTGCACCGGGCCCGTGAGTTGCTCTATGATATGATTAAGAATAAGAAGCACCTTATTTAA
- a CDS encoding cell division protein ZapA, producing MSELSIKIRIADRDYPMRVNEEEEERLRTAGRIINERLKAFREQFGIADKQDLLAMVALESLADKLHTVQSKAENESTLVDKLTHLNKLLASLKFE from the coding sequence ATGAGTGAATTGTCTATAAAAATCAGGATAGCGGATCGCGATTATCCAATGCGGGTAAATGAGGAAGAAGAAGAAAGGCTACGTACTGCCGGCCGGATTATTAACGAACGCCTGAAAGCGTTTCGCGAACAATTTGGCATTGCTGATAAACAAGATTTGTTAGCTATGGTTGCCTTGGAATCTCTGGCTGATAAACTACATACCGTCCAGAGTAAAGCCGAGAATGAAAGCACCCTGGTCGATAAGCTTACTCATTTAAACAAGCTTTTAGCCTCTCTTAAATTTGAATAG
- a CDS encoding aldo/keto reductase translates to METRTIGKSGIKVAPLAFGGNVFGWTIDQNTSFTLLDAFTDAGFNLIDTADVYSNWVPGNQGGESEAIIGNWLKQSGKRDKVIIATKVGGEMSLGKKGLSKAHIRQSVEESLQRLQTNYIDLYQSHYDDPATPMEESLETYGELIKEGKIRAIGASNFSPERLREALQLSEQNGYPRYESLQPEYNLYERSLFEKELEPICLENTIGVINYFALASGFLTGKYRSEADLAKSKRGQGNKKYLNERGYRILSVLDNLAEQYTTDQASIAIAWLIAQPSITAPIASATNLDQLQSLVKAATLHLDPEAIELLNKASAE, encoded by the coding sequence ATGGAAACTAGAACAATAGGTAAGTCCGGAATTAAAGTAGCTCCCTTAGCTTTCGGGGGAAATGTTTTTGGCTGGACCATTGACCAAAATACTTCTTTTACTTTATTAGATGCATTTACCGATGCCGGTTTTAATTTAATTGATACCGCTGATGTATATTCGAACTGGGTACCCGGCAATCAGGGTGGCGAATCGGAAGCCATTATCGGCAACTGGCTTAAACAATCGGGCAAAAGAGATAAAGTTATTATTGCAACCAAAGTAGGCGGCGAGATGAGTCTGGGTAAAAAAGGCCTTTCTAAAGCGCACATTCGGCAATCGGTAGAAGAGTCGCTACAGCGGTTGCAGACAAATTATATTGATCTGTACCAATCGCATTACGACGATCCGGCTACTCCCATGGAAGAATCCCTGGAAACCTACGGCGAACTGATTAAGGAAGGTAAAATCAGGGCAATTGGAGCTTCTAACTTTAGCCCTGAAAGGTTAAGAGAAGCTTTGCAACTGAGCGAACAAAATGGTTACCCAAGGTACGAAAGCCTGCAACCCGAATATAATTTGTACGAACGGAGCTTGTTTGAAAAAGAACTGGAACCTATTTGCCTGGAGAATACGATAGGAGTAATTAATTATTTCGCTTTAGCCAGCGGCTTTCTTACTGGTAAATACCGTTCTGAGGCAGATTTAGCCAAGAGCAAACGAGGACAAGGAAATAAAAAGTACTTGAATGAACGGGGCTATCGGATTTTAAGTGTTTTAGATAATTTGGCAGAACAATACACTACTGATCAGGCCAGTATTGCTATTGCCTGGCTCATTGCCCAACCCAGCATTACAGCTCCCATCGCCAGTGCTACTAACCTAGATCAGCTACAATCGCTGGTAAAAGCGGCAACCCTACACTTAGACCCGGAAGCCATTGAATTACTAAATAAAGCCAGCGCAGAGTAA